In one window of Tellurirhabdus rosea DNA:
- a CDS encoding SDR family NAD(P)-dependent oxidoreductase, protein MSTPSRNSAWLWALAGAGVVWTARMLAQQKRKMDFRGKTVAITGGSRGLGLVMARLLAEEGARVAICARDGEELERAEEDLLSRTNAVFTFPCDITKKEDAEAFMAATREEFGPIDLLINNAGTIAVAPYEHMTEADFQESLNLHFWACYHTINAVLPEMRERRSGRIVNVASFGGKVPVPHLLPYVTGKFTLVGFSEGLRAEVAKDGVYVTTVCPGLIRTGSPLNAFFKGQNEKEYAWFKIGDSMPFLSVSAEHCAREIIEAGRYGKAEVIISLPAKLAAMFHGLFPGLSTDILTLVNGALPAPGGVGSVLVRGRNSESSLTQSKLTVLTDEAAGRNNE, encoded by the coding sequence ATGAGCACACCAAGCAGAAACAGCGCCTGGCTATGGGCGCTGGCCGGAGCCGGGGTCGTCTGGACCGCCCGCATGCTGGCCCAACAGAAAAGAAAGATGGATTTTCGGGGCAAAACCGTCGCTATCACCGGCGGCTCCCGCGGACTTGGGCTGGTGATGGCCCGGCTGCTGGCCGAAGAAGGAGCCCGCGTGGCCATCTGCGCCCGCGATGGAGAAGAGCTGGAACGGGCCGAAGAGGACCTGCTGAGTCGCACCAACGCCGTGTTCACCTTCCCTTGTGACATTACGAAAAAAGAAGACGCCGAAGCGTTCATGGCGGCCACCCGGGAAGAGTTTGGGCCCATCGACCTGCTGATCAACAACGCGGGCACCATCGCCGTGGCTCCCTACGAACACATGACGGAAGCGGATTTTCAGGAATCGCTGAACCTGCATTTCTGGGCCTGTTACCACACCATCAACGCCGTGCTGCCCGAGATGCGCGAACGCCGTTCGGGTCGGATCGTCAACGTAGCGTCTTTTGGCGGGAAAGTGCCCGTGCCGCACCTGCTTCCGTACGTGACGGGTAAATTTACGCTGGTCGGTTTCTCGGAAGGACTCCGGGCGGAGGTGGCCAAAGATGGGGTTTACGTCACCACGGTCTGCCCGGGCCTTATCCGCACCGGCAGTCCGCTGAACGCCTTTTTCAAAGGACAGAACGAAAAGGAATACGCCTGGTTCAAGATCGGGGATTCGATGCCATTCCTGTCCGTGAGCGCCGAACACTGCGCCCGTGAGATCATCGAAGCGGGCCGGTACGGCAAAGCGGAAGTCATTATTTCCCTGCCTGCCAAACTGGCCGCGATGTTCCACGGGTTGTTCCCCGGCCTGAGCACCGATATCCTGACGCTGGTCAACGGCGCCCTGCCCGCGCCCGGCGGCGTCGGGTCGGTCCTCGTCCGGGGCCGAAACAGCGAATCCAGCCTCACGCAGTCTAAGCTAACCGTTTTGACGGATGAGGCGGCGGGGAGGAATAATGAGTGA
- a CDS encoding YybH family protein — protein MKHLILLLLSFPALAQKPVEAVTQAERAFAQMALDKGAKAAFLAYMADSAIMYVNGKPVLARPLYENRPDNPAKLIWGPAFVRVTAVGDMGISTGPWTIEAEGRRVAFGSFFTVWERQADGEYKFATDVGVSHPQPEGPIPPKTALYMWLQKGTRRITPSQLMELDAAFGRTIEKKGAEKTYNAVLTQTRFLREGKAPGYLTGAMVKTEAYRFTPQGGRVAAGGGMGFVYGTYTGAQNGSYLRVWTQEGKEDWKLAGEVLSPSRKD, from the coding sequence ATGAAACACCTTATCCTACTCCTCCTTTCCTTCCCTGCCCTTGCCCAAAAGCCTGTCGAGGCGGTGACGCAGGCGGAGCGGGCGTTTGCGCAGATGGCCCTCGACAAAGGAGCCAAAGCCGCTTTTCTGGCCTACATGGCGGACTCGGCCATTATGTACGTCAACGGTAAGCCGGTGCTGGCCCGGCCGCTGTACGAAAACCGCCCCGACAATCCGGCGAAACTGATCTGGGGTCCGGCTTTTGTCCGGGTGACGGCCGTCGGCGATATGGGCATCTCGACCGGACCGTGGACCATCGAGGCCGAAGGCAGGCGGGTCGCCTTCGGCAGTTTCTTCACCGTCTGGGAGCGGCAGGCCGACGGGGAGTACAAATTTGCCACCGACGTCGGCGTTTCGCATCCGCAGCCTGAAGGCCCTATTCCTCCGAAGACCGCCCTGTATATGTGGCTGCAAAAAGGAACCCGGCGCATCACCCCCTCCCAACTGATGGAACTGGATGCGGCCTTCGGCCGGACCATCGAAAAGAAAGGGGCGGAGAAAACCTATAACGCCGTATTGACCCAAACACGCTTTCTACGGGAAGGTAAAGCACCGGGCTACCTGACCGGGGCGATGGTGAAAACGGAAGCCTACCGGTTCACGCCCCAGGGCGGCCGGGTCGCGGCGGGCGGCGGCATGGGCTTCGTGTACGGAACCTATACCGGCGCGCAGAACGGCAGCTACCTCCGCGTCTGGACGCAGGAAGGCAAAGAAGACTGGAAACTCGCGGGAGAAGTGCTGTCGCCGAGTCGGAAAGATTGA